The Grimontia kaedaensis genome has a window encoding:
- a CDS encoding formate dehydrogenase subunit gamma has product MENQAQRSALTEQERVVVAEAINSLKAKPGALLPVLHHIQHHLGFVPPASVPIIAHGLNLSNADVHGVVSFYHEFRNHPPGGHIIQICRAESCQSMGSHALEKHVVSRLGIGFHETTKDNNFTLEPVYCLGNCMYSPCVRVGDDIHGEMNDEAFDNLIDSLLTQVIEVKVP; this is encoded by the coding sequence ATGGAAAACCAAGCTCAGCGTAGCGCTTTAACGGAGCAGGAGCGCGTGGTGGTGGCAGAGGCGATCAATTCGCTTAAAGCCAAACCGGGCGCGCTGTTACCTGTGTTACACCATATTCAACATCATTTGGGTTTTGTGCCTCCGGCGTCTGTGCCGATAATCGCGCATGGGCTGAATCTGTCCAATGCTGATGTGCACGGCGTGGTCAGTTTTTACCATGAGTTTCGCAATCACCCGCCGGGCGGACACATCATTCAGATTTGCCGTGCTGAATCTTGTCAGTCGATGGGCTCGCATGCGCTTGAAAAACACGTCGTCTCGAGGCTGGGCATCGGCTTCCATGAAACTACCAAAGATAACAACTTCACTCTCGAACCCGTCTACTGTCTGGGCAACTGCATGTACTCGCCGTGTGTGAGAGTCGGTGATGATATCCACGGTGAAATGAACGATGAGGCATTCGACAACCTTATTGATTCGTTGCTCACCCAAGTGATCGAGGTGAAAGTGCCATGA